A single region of the Syngnathus acus chromosome 6, fSynAcu1.2, whole genome shotgun sequence genome encodes:
- the tln2b gene encoding talin-2 isoform X2, with protein sequence MVALSLKICVRQCNVVKTMQFEPSTPVYDACRIIRERVPEAQSGQASDYGLFLSDDDPRKGIWLESGRTLDYYMLRNGDILEYKKKQRPQKIKMLDGAVKTVMVDDSKTVGELLVTICSRIGITNYEEYSLIQEVSEDKKEDGMGTLRKDRTLLLRDERKMEKLKAKLHTDDDLNWLDHSRTFREQGVEESETLLLRRKFFYSDQNVDSRDPVQLNLLYVQARDDILNGSHPVSFDKACEFAGFQAQIQFGPHVEHKHKPGFLDLKEFLPKEYIKQRGSEKKIFQDHKNCGETPEIEAKVKYVKLARSLQTYGVSFFLVKEKMKGKNKLVPRLLGITKESVMRVEEKTKDVVQEWPLTTVKRWAASPKSFTLDFGEYQESYYSVQTTEGEQISQLIAGYIDIILKKKQSKDRFGLEGEEESTMLEESVSPKKSTILQQQFNRVGRVEHGSVALPGIIRSGSAGNPDMFNVGSMPSAQQQITTGQMHRGHMPPLNLAQQALMGTINSSMNAVQQAQSDLGHVDNLPPLGHDLASRVWVQNKVDESKHEIHSQVDAITAGTASVVNLTAGEPTETDYTAVGCAITTISSNLTEMSKGVKLLAALMDDEMGSGHKLMGAARMLAGAVSDLLRAVEPAAAESRQTVLTAAGSIGQASGDLLRHMGEGETDEKFQDTLMNLAKAVANAAAMLVLKAKNVAQVAEDTILQNRVIAAATQCALSTSQLVACTKVVSPTISSPVCQEQLVEAGKLVDRSVDTCVKACRAASDNGELLKQVGAAAGVVSQALGDLLQHVRHYASCGEPIGRYDQATDTIMNVTENIFTSMGDAGEMVRQARVLAQATSDLVNAMRSDAEAEVDVDNSKKLLAAAKLLADATARMVEAAKGAAAYPENEDQQQRLREAAEGLRVATNAAAQNAIKKKLVSRLEIAAKQAAAAATQTIAAAQNAAASNKNTVSHQQLVHSCKAVADSIPHLVQGMRSSQAQPEELGAQLALIMASQSFLQPGSKMVVSVKSAVPTVADQAAAMQLGQCAKNLATCLAELRTATQKAHEACGPLEIDSALKTVQTLKCELQDAKMSVIDGQLKPLPGESLEKCAQDLGSTSKAVGSSMAQLLTCAAQGNEHYTGVAARETAQALRTLAQAARGVAASTKEPQAAAAMLDSAQCVMEGSSMLIHEAHQALVHPGDAESQQRLAQVAKAVSHSLNNCVNCLPGQKDVDMALRSIGEASKKLLVDILPPCSKTFQEAQTDLNHTAAELNHSAGEVVHSSRGTSNQLAAASGKFSQDFDEFLDAGVEMAGHTQSRDDQIQVIGNLKNISMASSKLLLAAKSLSVDPSAANAKNLLAVAARAVTESINQLITLCTQQAAGQRECDNALRELEAVRGLLDNPSEPINELSYFDCIESVMENSKVLGESMAGISQHCKTCDVVAFGECVGVASKALCGLTEAAGQASYLVGVSDPNSQSGYEGLVDPIQFARAHQAIQMACQSLVDPTSSPSQVLSAATIVAKHTSALCNACRLASSKTSNPVARRQFVQSAKEVANTTANLVKTIKVNSPTDQNASDGDFSEDNRKKCRVAATPLLEAVENLSTFANNPDFASIPAQISNEGSVAQEPIVRSARSMLDSSTYLLETARSLVLNPKDPPTWSILAGHSRTVSDSIKSLITAIRDKAPGQKECDYSIDSINKCIRDIEQASLAAVGQTLPCRDDISSEALQEQLTSSVQEIGHLIDPISTAARGEAAQLGHKVTQLASYFDPLIVASVGLASKLHDHQQQMTILDQTKTLSESALQMLYAAKEGGGNPKASHTHDAISEAAQLMKEAVDDIMVTLNEAASEGGMVGGMVESIAEAMGRLDEGTPPEPEGSFVDYQTTMVKFSKAIAITAQEMMTKSVTCPEELGGLASQATVDYGQLAHQGRLAAATAEHEEVAFQIKTRVQELGHGCIYLVQKAGALQLSPTDSFSKRELIECARAVTEKVSLVLSALQAGNKGTQACITAASAVSGIMADLDTTIMFASAGTLDPENEESFADHRENILKTAKALVEDTKLLVAGAASSQEKLAQAAQSSAKTITQLTEVVKLGATSMGSEDPETQVVLINAVRDVAKALAELIGATKCAAGKAADDPSMYQLKGAAKVMVTNVTSLLKTVKAVEDEATRGTRALEATIEFIKQELTMFLSKDVPDKSTTPEEFIRMTKGITMATAKAVAAGNSAQQDDVIATANLSRKAISDMLTACKKAAHHPEVSQDLKIKALQYGSECTTGYVNLLEQVLQVLQRPTPEQKHQLAGHSKHVAACVTELIQTAEAMKDGGSESADPEDPTVIAESELLGAAASIEAAAKKLEQLKPRAKPKADETLDFEEQILEAAKSIAAATSALVKSASAAQRELVAQGKVGSNLANAVDDGQWSQGLISAARMVAAATSNLCEAANASVQGHASEEKLICSAKQVAASTAQLLVACKVKADQDSEAMKRLQAAGNAVKRASDNLVRAAQKAAFDKTEDDSVVVKTKFVGGIAQIIAAQEEMLRKERELEEARKKLAQIRQQQYKFLPSELREDEG encoded by the exons ATGGTGGCTCTGTCACTCAAGATCTGCGTGCGCCAATGCAACGTGGTGAAAACCATGCAATTTGAGCCATCCACGCCCGTGTACGACGCCTGCAGGATCATCCGGGAACGCGTTCCAGAAGCCCAATCCGGACAAG CTTCCGATTATGGTCTTTTCCTGTCTGACGATGATCCCAGGAAGGGAATCTGGTTGGAGTCTGGGAGAACCCTGGATTACTACATGCTGCGAAACGGA GATATTTTGGagtacaaaaagaaacaaaggcCGCAGAAGATCAAAATGCTCGATGGCGCGGTCAAAACCGTCATGGTGGACGACTCCAAAACTGTCGGGGAGCTGCTCGTCACCATATGTAGCCGAATAG GAATTACCAACTATGAGGAGTACTCGCTCATTCAGGAGGTGTCGGAAGACAAGAAGGAAGACGGGATGGGAACGCTGAGAAAAGACCGAACTCTATTACTGCGAGAcgagaggaagatggagaagCTCAAAGCCAAGCTGCATACGGATGACGATT TGAACTGGCTGGACCACAGCAGAACCTTCAGAGAGCAAGGGGTGGAGGAAAGCGAGACGTTGCTGCTTCGCCGCAAGTTCTTCTATTCGGACCAAAATGTCGACTCCAGGGACCCCGTCCAGCTCAACCTGCTTTACGTGCAG GCCAGGGATGACATATTGAATGGATCCCACCCTGTCTCCTTTGATAAAGCCTGTGAGTTTGCAGGGTTTCAGGCTCAGATCCAGTTTGGACCCCACGTGGAGCACAAACACAAGCCTGGATTCCTGGA CCTGAAGGAATTCCTGCCGAAAGAATACATCAAGCAAAGAGGCTCGGAGAAGAAAATTTTCCAA GATCATAAAAACTGTGGTGAGACGCCCGAGATCGAAGCCAAAGTGAAATATGTCAAACTGGCCAGATCATTGCAGACATATGGAGTGTCCTTTTTCCTGGTGAAG GAAAAGATGAAGGGTAAAAATAAGTTGGTCCCCCGCCTGCTGGGGATAACCAAAGAGTCAGTGATGCGAGTGgaggaaaagacaaaagatgTGGTGCAGGAGTGGCCCCTGACTACCGTCAAAAGATGGGCCGCCTCGCCAAAGAGCTTCACCCTG GATTTCGGTGAGTACCAGGAGAGTTACTACTCTGTCCAGACTACAGAGGGGGAACAAATATCTCAGCTCATTGCCGGATATATCGACATCATTCTGAAAAAG AAGCAGAGTAAAGATCGCTTTGGTCtcgagggggaggaggagtccACCATGTTAGAAGAATCGGTTTCCCCCAAGAA GTCCACCATTTTACAACAACAGTTCAACCGGGTGGGTCGGGTGGAGCACGGCTCGGTGGCCCTTCCGGGTATCATCCGTTCTGGGTCTGCCGGAAACCCGGACATGTTCAACGTGGGCTCCATGCCCTCTGCCCAGCAACAAATCACCACCGGACAGATGCACAGAGGACACATGCCACCGCTA AATCTGGCCCAGCAAGCCCTGATGGGGACAATCAACAGCAGCATGAACGCCGTGCAGCAGGCCCAGTCTGACCTGGGACACGTGGATAATCTGCCTCCTCTCGGCCATGACCTG GCATCCAGGGTTTGGGTTCAGAATAAAGTGGATGAATCCAAACATGAAATCCACTCTCAGGTTGATGCCATCACCGCTGGGACGGCATCTGTGGTCAATCTCACTGCAG GTGAACCCACGGAAACTGACTACACAGCGGTGGGTTGCGCCATCACCACCATTTCCTCCAACCTGACCGAAATGTCCAAGGGCGTCAAGCTGCTCGCCGCCTTAATGGACGACGAGATGGGCAGTGGGCACAAACTCATGGGCGCCGCCAGGATGCTAGCAGGAGCCGTGTCAGATCTGCTCCGAGCTGTCGAGCCTGCGGCCGCTGAG TCCAGGCAGACCGTGCTGACTGCGGCAGGAAGTATCGGACAAGCCAGCGGGGACCTGCTCCGTCACATGGGGGAAGGCGAGACTGATGAGAAATTCCAG GACACCTTGATGAACTTGGCCAAGGCAGTGGCCAATGCAGCTGCTATGTTGGTCCTAAAGGCCAAGAATGTGGCCCAGGTGGCCGAGGACACCATATTGCAAAACCGCGTGATCGCCGCCGCCACTCAGTGTGCCCTGTCCACCTCGCAGCTGGTAGCCTGCACCAAG GTGGTGAGTCCGACAATCAGTTCCCCGGTGTGTCAGGAACAACTCGTGGAGGCCGGGAAGCTGGTGGACCGCTCCGTGGACACGTGCGTGAAAGCTTGCCGCGCGGCCAGCGACAACGGCGAGCTCTTGAAGCAGGTGGGCGCGGCGGCCGGCGTGGTCAGCCAGGCTCTCGGCGACCTCCTGCAGCACGTCCGCCACTACGCCAGCTGCGGCGAGCCCATCGGACGCTACGACCAAGCCACTGACACCATCATGAATGTCACCGAGAATATTTTCACTTCCATGGGTGATGCTG GCGAGATGGTGCGTCAGGCCCGGGTTCTAGCGCAAGCCACCTCCGACTTGGTCAACGCCATGCGATCCGACGCGGAGGCAGAAGTGGATGTCGACAACTCCAAGAAGCTATTAGCCGCCGCTAAACTGCTAGCTGATGCCACAGCGAGAATGGTGGAGGCGGCTAag GGGGCGGCGGCTTATCCGGAGAATGAAGACCAGCAGCAGAGGCTCAGAGAGGCAGCGGAGGGTTTGCGTGTCGCCACTAATGCCGCCGCTCAAAATGCAATCAAGAAAAAGCTCGTCAGCAGGCTGGAG ATCGCTGCTAAGCAGGCGGCGGCTGCTGCTACTCAAACAATTGCAGCTGCGCAAAATGCCGCCGCTTCCAACAAAAATACTGTCTCGCACCAACAGCTTGTACACAGCTGCAAG GCCGTAGCAGATAGCATTCCTCACTTGGTCCAAGGTATGAGAAGCAGCCAAGCCCAACCCGAAGAACTCGGAGCCCAGCTTGCCCTCATCATGGCCAGCCAGAGTTTCTTACAG CCCGGAAGTAAAATGGTGGTGTCTGTCAAGTCGGCCGTTCCGACGGTGGCCGACCAAGCTGCGGCTATGCAACTGGGTCAGTGTGCTAAGAACCTGGCAACCTGCTTGGCGGAGCTCCGAACAGCCACCCAGAAG GCCCACGAAGCCTGCGGTCCGCTGGAGATCGACTCGGCCCTCAAAACGGTTCAAACGCTCAAATGTGAGCTGCAGGATGCAAAGATGTCCGTTATTGACGGCCAACTCAAACCTCTCCCCGGGGAATCG TTGGAGAAGTGTGCTCAGGATTTGGGAAGCACGTCGAAGGCTGTGGGCTCCTCCATGGCGCAACTGCTGACTTGCGCCGCTCAAGGCAATGAACATTACACAG GTGTGGCTGCCAGAGAAACAGCGCAGGCTTTGAGGACATTGGCACAAGCAGCCAGAGGTGTCGCAGCCAGCACTAAAGAGCCACAGGCCGCCGCTGCAATGTTGGACTCCGCCCAATGTGTCATGGAGGGATCGTCTATGCTGATTCACGAGGCCCACCAGGCCCTGGTGCATCCCGGAGATGCTGAAAGTCAGCAGCGACTTGCACAG GTGGCCAAAGCTGTTTCGCACTCGCTGAATAATTGCGTGAATTGCCTTCCGGGCCAGAAGGATGTTGACATGGCGTTGAGGAGCATCGGAGAAGCCAGCAAGAAGCTGCTGGTGGATATT CTTCCTCCTTGTAGTAAGACCTTCCAGGAAGCTCAGACTGATCTGAACCACACAGCGGCTGAGCTCAACCACTCGGCTGGCGAGGTCGTTCACTCCTCTCGTGGAACCAGCAACCAGTTGGCCGCCGCCTCCGGAAAGTTCAGCCAAGACTTTGATGAATTCCTGGATGCCGGTGTCGAGATGGCAGGGCACACCCAA agcAGGGACGATCAGATCCAAGTTATTGGTAATCTGAAGAACATCTCAATGGCATCCAGTAAGCTTCTGCTGGCTGCCAAGTCGCTTTCTGTAGACCCGAGCGCAGCCAACGCCAAGAATCTTCTTGCAGTCGCAGCACG tgCGGTGACCGAGAGTATCAACCAGCTGATCACGCTCTGCACACAGCAGGCGGCAGGACAAAGAGAGTGCGACAATGCCTTGAGGGAGTTGGAG GCTGTCAGAGGACTGCTGGATAATCCCAGTGAGCCCATCAACGAATTGTCCTACTTTGACTGCATTGAGAGCGTCATGGAAAATTCAAAG GTTCTCGGGGAGTCGATGGCAGGCATTTCCCAGCATTGTAAGACGTGTGACGTGGTGGCTTTTGGGGAGTGTGTCGGCGTGGCGTCCAAGGCCCTCTGTGGGCTGACGGAGGCTGCGGGACAG GCCTCTTATCTTGTGGGTGTGTCTGATCCCAATAGTCAGTCAGGCTATGAGGGTCTGGTAGACCCCATCCAGTTTGCACGAGCCCACCAAGCCATACAGATGGCTTGTCAGAGCTTAGTGGACCCAACTAGTAGTCCCTCACAG GTTTTGTCAGCGGCAACGATAGTAGCTAAGCACACGTCGGCTTTGTGCAACGCCTGCCGCCTGGCTTCCTCAAAGACCTCCAATCCCGTTGCTCGGAGACAGTTTGTGCAGTCGGCCAAAGAGGTGGCCAACACCACCGCCAACCTGGTCAAGACCATCAAGGTCAACTCCCCAACTGATCAAAAC GCTTCGGATGGAGATTTTTCCGAAGACAACAGAAAGAAATGTCGAGTGGCTGCCACTCCGCTCCTCGAGGCTGTGGAAAACTTATCCACCTTTGCCAACAATCCCGATTTTGCCAGCATCCCAGCTCAAATCAGCAACGAG gGTTCGGTCGCCCAGGAGCCGATCGTTCGTTCGGCCCGTTCCATGCTTGACAGCTCCACTTACCTCTTAGAAACGGCACGCTCGTTGGTCCTCAACCCAAAAGATCCCCCGACTTGGTCCATACTAGCGGGTCACTCCAGAACAGTCTCTGACTCCATCAAGAGCCTCATCACGGCCATCAG GGACAAGGCACCAGGACAAAAAGAGTGTGATTACTCCATAGATAGCATCAATAAATGTATCCGGGACATTGAGCAAGCCTCCCTGGCGGCAGTGGGACAGACCCTACCCTGCAGAGATGATATCTCCAGCGAG GCACTGCAGGAACAGCTGACTTCATCCGTGCAGGAGATTGGGCACCTGATTGATCCCATCTCCACCGCCGCCCGGGGTGAAGCTGCCCAGCTGGGACACAAG GTGACTCAGCTGGCAAGCTACTTTGATCCACTTATTGTGGCGTCGGTCGGACTGGCCTCCAAGCTGCACGACCATCAGCAGCAGATGACCATTCTGGATCAGACCAAGACCTTGTCAGAGTCTGCCTTGCAGATGCTTTACGCCGCCAAGGAAGGCGGCGGTAACCCGAAG GCGTCCCACACTCATGATGCAATCTCCGAAGCAGCCCAGCTGATGAAAGAGGCCGTGGACGACATCATGGTGACTTTGAACGAGGCGGCCAGCGAGGGGGGCATGGTCGGGGGAATGGTGGAGTCCATCGCCGAGGCAATGGGCAGG CTGGATGAAGGAACACCTCCAGAACCCGAGGGTTCCTTTGTGGACTACCAGACAACAATGGTGAAGTTCTCCAAGGCCATTGCCATCACAGCACAGGAGATG ATGACCAAATCGGTGACCTGCCCCGAAGAGCTCGGCGGCCTTGCCTCTCAGGCGACCGTGGACTATGGGCAGCTTGCTCACCAAGGACGCCTCGCTGCAGCCACAGCAGAGCACGAAGAG GTGGCTTTCCAGATCAAAACACGCGTGCAAGAGCTGGGCCACGGCTGCATCTACCTGGTACAGAAAGCCGGAGCCTTGCAACTCAGCCCCACAGACAGCTTCTCCAAAAGGGAGCTCATCGAGTGTGCACGTGCAGTCACCGAAAAG GTGTCGTTGGTGCTATCGGCGCTGCAGGCGGGCAACAAAGGCACCCAGGCGTGTATCACGGCAGCAAGCGCCGTTTCTGGTATCATGGCTGACCTGGACACCACCATCATGTTCGCCTCGGCGGGAACGCTGGACCCTGAGAATGAGGAGTCCTTTGCTGACCACAG ggaaaacattttgaagacGGCTAAGGCCCTCGTGGAGGACACCAAGCTGCTGGTGGCCGGAGCCGCATCCAGCCAGGAGAAGTTGGCTCAGGCCGCCCAGTCCTCCGCTAAAACCATCACCCAGCTCACAGAGGTGGTCAAACTGGGAGCGACCAGCATGGGCTCCGAGGACCCCGAGACACAG GTGGTTCTGATCAACGCAGTGCGCGACGTGGCCAAGGCTCTGGCCGAACTCATCGGCGCCACCAAGTGCGCCGCCGGCAAGGCTGCCGACGACCCGTCCATGTATCAGCTCAAAGGCGCCGCTAAG GTCATGGTCACCAACGTGACGTCTCTTCTAAAAACGGTGAAGGCAGTGGAGGATGAAGCCACTCGCGGGACGAGGGCACTGGAGGCCACCATTGAATTCATCAAGCAGGAGCTGACA ATGTTCCTGTCCAAGGACGTCCCAGACAAGTCCACCACACCTGAGGAGTTCATCCGCATGACAAAGGGCATCACCATGGCGACGGCCAAAGCCGTGGCGGCGGGCAACTCTGCTCAGCAAGACGACGTGATCGCCACGGCCAACCTGAGCCGCAAAGCCATTTCGGACATGCTGACAGCCTGCAAG AAAGCGGCACACCACCCAGAAGTGAGCCAAGACTTAAAAATCAAGGCCCTGCAATATGGCTCCGAATGCACCACGGGATATGTCAACCTTTTGGAGCAAGTCCTTCAG GTGCTCCAGAGGCCCACACCGGAGCAAAAGCATCAACTGGCCGGCCATTCCAAGCATGTGGCGGCATGCGTGACGGAGCTCATCCAGACGGCCGAGGCCATGAAAG ATGGAG GATCCGAGAGCGCCGACCCCGAGGACCCCACCGTCATCGCGGAGAGCGAGCTCCTCGGCGCAGCGGCGTCCATTGAAGCGGCGGCCAAGAAACTGGAGCAGCTGAAGCCCCGAGCCAAGCCCAAG GCCGACGAGACGCTGGATTTCGAGGAGCAGATTCTCGAAGCAGCCAAGTCCATCGCCGCGGCAACCAGCGCTCTTGTCAAGTCTGCATCAGCGGCCCAGAGAGAGCTAGTGGCACAGGGCAAG GTCGGATCCAATCTAGCCAACGCGGTGGATGACGGCCAGTGGTCGCAAGGACTCATATCTGCT GCCCGCATGGTTGCCGCGGCCACCAGCAACCTGTGCGAGGCGGCCAACGCATCAGTGCAGGGTCACGCTAGTGAGGAGAAGCTCATCTGCTCAGCTAAGCAGGTGGCCGCCTCCACAGCTCAGCTGCTGGTGGCCTGCAAGGTGAAGGCGGACCAGGATTCTGAGGCGATGAAGAGACTACAG GCTGCTGGCAACGCGGTGAAGCGAGCCTCAGACAACCTGGTGAGGGCGGCTCAGAAAGCAGCCTTTGACAAGACGGAGGACGACAGTGTGGTGGTGAAGACCAAATTTGTCGGCGGCATCGCTCAG ATCATCGCGGCTCAGGAGGAGATGCTGAGGAAGGAGCGCGAGCTGGAGGAAGCCCGGAAGAAGCTGgctcagatccgacagcagcAGTACAAGTTCTTGCCCAGCGAGCTGAGGGAGGACGAGGGTTGA